The proteins below are encoded in one region of Hordeum vulgare subsp. vulgare chromosome 3H, MorexV3_pseudomolecules_assembly, whole genome shotgun sequence:
- the LOC123443905 gene encoding uncharacterized protein LOC123443905 yields MEQLRQLGEVVGSINALMAFEPELRINPRQCRLLAETCAHALDAVTSNVRAHLRFDERGTKWRGLESPLRELHRALRDADGYVRQCLDPRGSWWARAAAMAHGTECVEHHLHNILWCVSVAIDAIEAAGEIAGSEPDDQARTRLLLANKYDRDMLEPNLFQLALGKVYLVSRELVVRMDAAWKEDRWALSQLLDEMTGPSAPKRLTKNEHRLAEVLAAPRGRLHPASVLLGGDYSVRRRLGGRLKEVQWMGESFAMKHFIGDGEAVGAEIEILASVAHPNVAHAIYCFHDEERKEHFVVMDQLMAKDLGSYVKEVSCPRRRTPFPVIVAIDIMLQIARGMDYLHAKGIYHGELNPSNVLVKPRQPEGGYVQVKVTGFGQSGNAMGANVNGDDNACIWYAPEVLKPEVADAGSRGTEKADVYSFAMICFELLTGKVPFEDNHLQGDKTSKNIRAGERPLFPFQTPKYLTALTKRCWHADPEQRPGFSSVSRVLRYVKRFLVMNPEQQQQQAGQGDAPIAPPVDYLDVEMQLLRKLPAWQRGEGGRVSDVPFQMFAYKVLEREKTAGVVQARDKASDSGSEGNSLYGDENGVGAMSPDHPSSASNGTMRPMTDSSDGKKPPSAKKADGKAPRQPVAGHPQKVRPGNAARTPQAPRRALGVKTDGVS; encoded by the exons ATGGAGCAGCTCCGGCAGCTTGGCGAGGTGGTGGGCAGCATCAACGCGCTCATGGCGTTCGAGCCCGAACTCCGCATCAACCCTCGCCAGTGCCGCCTTCTCGCCGAAACCTGCGCGCACGCGCTGGACGCCGTCACCAGCAATGTCCGCGCGCACCTTCGCTTCGACGAGCGCGGCACCAAGTGGCGCGGCCTGGAGTCGCCGCTCCGCGAGCTCCACCGCGCGCTCCGCGACGCCGATGGCTACGTCCGGCAGTGCCTCGACCCGCGCGGCAGCTGGTGGGCCCGCGCGGCGGCCATGGCGCACGGCACGGAGTGCGTCGAGCACCACCTCCACAACATCCTATGGTGCGTATCCGTCGCCATCGATGCCATCGAGGCCGCCGGGGAGATCGCCGGCTCCGAGCCTGACGACCAGGCGCGCACGCGGCTTCTGCTCGCCAACAAGTACGACAGGGACATGCTCGAGCCAAATCTGTTCCAGCTCGCGCTCGGCAAGGTATACCTGGTGTCCCGAGAACTGGTCGTTCGGATGGACGCGGCGTGGAAGGAGGACAGGTGGGCGCTGTCGCAACTGCTCGACGAAATGACGGGCCCGTCGGCACCGAAGCGCCTGACCAAGAACGAGCACCGCCTCGCCGAGGTCCTCGCCGCGCCGAGGGGGAGGCTGCACCCGGCGtccgttctgcttggaggcgactACAGCGTCCGCAGGAGGCTAGGCGGCCGCCTCAAGGAGGTACAATGGATGGGTGAAAGCTTCGCGATGAAGCATTTCATCGGGGACGGCGAGGCCGTCGGCGCCGAGATCGAGATCCTGGCCTCGGTGGCGCACCCGAACGTCGCGCATGCCATCTACTGCTTCCACGACGAGGAGAGGAAGGAGCACTTTGTCGTCATGGACCAGCTCATGGCCAAGGACCTGGGGAGCTACGTTAAGGAGGTGAGCTGCCCGCGGCGGCGGACACCGTTCCCTGTCATCGTCGCCATCGACATCATGCTGCAGATCGCGCGCGGGATGGACTACCTGCATGCCAAGGGAATATATCACGGCGAGCTGAACCCCTCCAATGTGCTCGTGAAGCCGCGGCAGCCCGAGGGCGGCTACGTGCAGGTCAAGGTCACCGGGTTCGGGCAGTCCGGCAACGCAATGGGCGCCAATGTCAACGGCGACGACAACGCCTGCATCTGGTACGCACCTGAGGTGCTCAAGCCGGAGGTCGCGGATGCAGGGTCTAGGGGCACCGAGAAGGCCGACGTGTACAGCTTCGCCATGATCTGCTTCGAGCTGCTGACCGGCAAGGTCCCGTTCGAGGACAACCACCTGCAGGGCGACAAGACAAGCAAGAACATCCGCGCCGGCGAGCGGCCGCTGTTCCCGTTCCAGACGCCCAAGTACCTGACCGCCCTGACCAAGCGGTGCTGGCACGCCGACCCGGAGCAGCGGCCGGGGTTCTCCTCGGTCAGCCGCGTCCTCCGGTACGTGAAGCGGTTCCTGGTGATGAacccggagcagcagcagcagcaggctgGGCAGGGCGACGCGCCGATTGCGCCACCCGTGGACTACCTCGACGTGGAGATGCAGCTGCTGAGGAAGCTCCCGGCGTGGCAGCGAGGTGAGGGCGGCCGCGTCTCGGACGTGCCGTTCCAGATGTTCGCGTACAAGGTGCTGGAGAGGGAGAAGACCGCAGGCGTGGTGCAGGCCAGGGACAAGGCCTCCGACTCGGGCAGCGAAGGGAACTCGCTGTACGGCGATGAGAACGGCGTCGGGGCAATGTCGCCGGACCACCCTTCCTCGGCGTCGAACGGCACCATGCGGCCGATGACAGACAGCAGCGATGGCAAGAAGCCGCCGTCGGCCAAGAAAGCGGACGGCAAGGCGCCCAGGCAACCAG TTGCAGGGCATCCGCAGAAGGTGAGGCCGGGCAACGCAGCAAGGACTCCGCAGGCACCAAGACGGGCGCTCGGAGTGAAGACCGACGGCGTCTCGTAG
- the LOC123443906 gene encoding uncharacterized protein LOC123443906, whose product MSVACVIGQRVASEGEPRTAPWSCSACGRSIASDASSERWRTPSSRNAEAAVLKMQLIILRSVMPFEMLGTRNRQPAYCEFESSSGCYLFLRFFGRIQWAVSSRCRRWTSCAYLKPLFIDLTRSTVVKRRIKPDPASVRTVVALPDEGHTAHASTLPTIGNHHNRRPEDARLSDYATATQPSRSCRISSTSPCHHHASLHAISSWPRMRACQALIPPFLASWRLRDDPSKDSGTRKRGRGRLEGQRPDFPHSPSYPRRGDAKFKIVM is encoded by the exons ATGAGCGTCGCTTGTGTCATCGGCCAGCGGGTCGCGTCCGAGGGAGAACCACGCACCGCGCCATGGTCGTGCTCCGCCTGTGGGAGGAGCATCGCGTCAGATGCTTCATCCGAGAGGTGGAGGACGCCGTCATCGCGAAACGCCGAG GCTGCGGTTTTGAAGATGCAGTTGATTATTTTAAGATCTGTGATGCCCTTCGAGATGTTAGGAACAcgcaatcgacaaccggcttattGCGAGTTCGAGTCCTCATCAGGATGCTACCTTTTTTTGCGATTTTTTGGCCGCATTCAGTGGGCCGTGTCCAGTCGATGCCGCCGCTGGACATCGTGCGCTTACCTTAAGCCGTTGTTCATAGATCTCACTCGGAGCACCGTCGTCAAGCGTCGGATCAAACCCGATCCTGCAAGTGTAAGGACTGTCGTAGCACTGCCAGATGAGGGCCACACGGCCCATGCCTCGACGTTGCCCACCATCGGCAACCACCACAATCGCCGCCCAGAGGATGCCAGACTATCCGACTACGCCACCGCAACCCAGCCATCGCGGTCATGTCGAATCTCATCGACCAGTCCCTGTCATCACCATGCATCGCTACATGCCATTTCTTCGTGGCCACGGATGCGAGCGTGTCAAGCCCTGATACCACCTTTCCTAGCATCATGGCGGCTTCGCGATGACCCCTCCAAGGACAGTGGCACAAGAAAGAGAGGAAGGGGAAGACTAGAGGGACAAAGACCAGATTTCCCCCACTCCCCCTCGTATCCGAGGCGCGGCGACGCGAAGTTCAAAATCGTTATGTAA
- the LOC123443907 gene encoding senescence/dehydration-associated protein At3g51250-like, which yields MADCLGCVALDDGVLHKVEAAAYWTAVAPNVEEYGSVVARAITSGDENVAKGILWRGVMTRGHASLGNEVLEKRIQIGDTKAEVSPEMLGRIKWFSGSLALTIDCVYMCVTI from the exons ATGGCTGATTGCCTCGGCTG TGTGGCGCTGGACGATGGGGTGCTCCATAAGGTTGAGGCCGCCGCATACTGGACCGCTGTCGCGCCAAACGTCGAGGAGTATGGCAGCGTCGTGGCCAGGGCCATCACATCCGGCGACGAGAATGTGGCCAAGGGGATTCTGTGGCGCGGGGTGATGACTCGTGGACATGCTTCCCTGGGGAACGAGGTGCTCGAGAAGAGGATCCAAATCGGTGATACTAAGGCCGAGGTCAGCCCTGAGATGCTCGGGCGAATCAAATG GTTCAGTGGGTCACTTGCATTGACAATCGATTGTGTGTACATGTGTGTTACCATATGA